TAGCCGTTTCGACAATTTCAATCCTGGCCAGTTCCGCCGCCTGCTCAAAGCGGCAACCCGGCTCTCCGGCGAACAGGATTTGCGGCTAACGCTGGAAGGGCAAATCCCTGAACGGCTCTATTTTTTAACCGACGGCACCGTGCATGTAAGCAAAGGCCGCGACAGCTTCCCGTTACGAGAGAATAATTTTATCGGCGAGGTCGCCTGGCTACTCAACGGCCCGGCCAGCGCGACGGTGATCAGCAGCGACAATGCCGAGATACTTGCCTGGGACAGCACCGCCTTGCGCAAGCTCTGCGACAAATGGCCCGATATCGACAACGCCCTGCGCGCACGAATAAACCGCGATCTGGCGCAGAAATTGTCAGGCAGCGTGCAGCAGGTGGAGGCGGCGTAGAACGACCTATCCATCTCTCGTCGGCCCCGCGCAGGCGGGGCCTGGGCTTTTAAGCAGTCTCGCACAAAGCCACAAAGGCACTAAGATATCTGCATCAAAGGCACCGCGTCTTTGTGCCTTTGTGTCTTTGTGCGAAATAAAAATTAGCCCTGGCCCCGCCTGCGCGGGGCCGACGAAAGCATAGAACTAAGCGTTAGTATCTATTCCTCATCCCGCAACGCATCACTCGCCTCGCGC
The sequence above is drawn from the Parasphingorhabdus sp. SCSIO 66989 genome and encodes:
- a CDS encoding cyclic nucleotide-binding domain-containing protein gives rise to the protein MGWSDGTILINIGAIIYIIAFAVRGELTLRILTLIGNGFYIAYYLFVPEVTLWVAIASTTLMTIANVVVMSRIALERTTWGMSDEDKALYSRFDNFNPGQFRRLLKAATRLSGEQDLRLTLEGQIPERLYFLTDGTVHVSKGRDSFPLRENNFIGEVAWLLNGPASATVISSDNAEILAWDSTALRKLCDKWPDIDNALRARINRDLAQKLSGSVQQVEAA